DNA from Fusarium musae strain F31 chromosome 7, whole genome shotgun sequence:
GCATTGGAGTAATACTGTTGATATGAGTAATTGGGTCAAAATAAGAAGATCATTTTCTGGACTTCTTTTTAATCTGTTATCGCCGGAATGAAACCTCAGCTCCCCCCGTCCCTTATTCGTTTTAGAGCCAACCGTTGGTTAGCTGGGGCATGGGCATGGCCTGATGCAGTCAATACCTAGCCATGACCTGTCTGCATCAACGTGATTGTAGGGCGAGCATATTAAACATATCCTCATAGGCTGAGAAATAAGCCACGAATATCTGTTCAGCGCCAGGTGGTACTTACTGCCCGTATTCATTAATTTTATTAGGTATCATCGAGGGCCCTGGAGCTAGAGAGTTGGCATTGGCATCTCATAATTCCCGATTCGAAGATACCGATGCTCCCTGGCCAATCACGGCATTCACAATCGACGTCATAATCCACCCTTTGTCCGCCCAATCACTTGACCCCTCCCCCTCATTCCTCTGAGTACAGCTCTCCAATCGCACCGTTCCAGCGCCTGTTGTGCCTGTTCTGTAGGGGGCTTCCAGTAGGTTCATGGCGCACCGTGCCTTAAGCTGTGCTAacttccttaacttaactggACGTGGGAAGTCGCAATGCATGTCTTGCATTCATTCCTCTCGCCCTGCCCAACCTAACCAACAAAACGAAGCTGAACTTGCGATAATACACTTTTTCCCACTCCCAATTCCCCAcgtccttttctctttctttcttacaACGATCATCGAAATTCCAGCGGCACCAAGTCATCACCGAAGATAGTGCCACGCGATAGACTTCATCGTATCCTCCGCCTGCTATCAACAGGCTCCTAACTTCCTGAGCGCCGTTGACGGCGAGATCCTCGATACCTGACGTCGCCTCATATCATCGCATCCACGTCCACTTCTACGACTATCCGACTCGAAGCCCCTGTGAAATCACAATACCCATTGCGTTCCAACCGGACATCCTCTCACTACTGAAACGGCCTTTTGTCATCATGGCGCAGACACAGCCCCCGaccttcatcaacctcccGCCTCCCACCTCCAGACCAGAGACCCCCTCTGAGATGCCGTGTGTTCTTCCTTGCTCCTAGCATTGCCCATCATTTGATATGATGTCTCTGCCCCTTGAAACTTGTTCACTGACATCGTTGCCCGTCTCAGAGGCACTCCTACGAGCACCACTACCTCGCTTTCCGCCCTATCTACCACTGCGATCAAAGATGGTCACCGCGGCCACTTCCCACAGGGTCCTCTCAGTCGTGGACACCAACATAACCCTTCCACACAAAGCCTCGAGGCTGAACGTGCCGACCGAATCTCCCGACTCGCTGGCCTCGAGCGAGTTTCAACCCTTCGGGCACCTCCTCAAGCGAACGCCCAAGGTGCATCATCTCCCTCACCTCAGACCACGCCAACCTCTACAACTGGGTTTCCACCCAACTACCCTGCTACACAGCACCTGACACCTGCATATTTCGATAGCAATGGCCAGCCTGTCGCTGTGACCAAGATGAGTACTGTCGGGACGGCCAGCGCAACTGAGAGCCatgttggcgatggcgatgatacaCGCACAACTGCTGGCGAacatgatgaagacatgTTCAGCACCGATACCAACTACCGTGAAGCCGAGTCAGTCGCAAGCATGGGTGGCTATCCCGACGCTATGGACGAGGATCTCGATGGTGCCAATGCCCGTTCTGTGGCTGGTTATGACGATCGCATGAGCGATGACGGCTCTGCGTCTCTTGTTGGGTTTGGCGAGGGTGCTGGTAGTACCGTATCTGGGCCCATTTATCATCGTCGAACGGCACCCCAAGCTTGGGGTCTTGAAAGAACCAATTCCGGTCTGAGCGACGCCCGGCGGGAGCGTGACACTCATATGGGCGGTGACACGCCTGTAAGTGTGTCTGCACTACAGGAGCGCCGGGACGCTCGCATGATGGACGGTGTCGCGATTGATCCGAATCCAAGCCAAGCGCCAGAGAACGACTCTTTTGTTGACACAACCTTCCGAGGCCCTGTCTCTGCGTCGCAGCCTCAATCAcaaactgctgctgctcaggAGGCGGCAGAGCGTATTGTCCAGAGGTTGGACAGAGGTGAGACAAGGGCGCCTGCTTCGGGTCTCGTAGGGCCTGGGCGGGTTGATGAGCCTTTGGGCAAGTTCTACTTTGAAGGCGAGAAGCGTGATGATTAGAACGGTTATTACATCAAAAGAGAAATCCCAGCCGAGCCTTCATCTGCAAGGGTGGTAATGACTCGATAGCTGGATTGAAGCACGATACCAGGCACGACGAGCTTGAGAGATATGGTCATATTTCTCATGCTGCGCTTGTCCTTGAAAGAAGTTTCTATGTTTTAGATTATATGCGCGCGCATCGCTGTCCCGCCAGTT
Protein-coding regions in this window:
- a CDS encoding hypothetical protein (EggNog:ENOG41) translates to MAQTQPPTFINLPPPTSRPETPSEMPGTPTSTTTSLSALSTTAIKDGHRGHFPQGPLSRGHQHNPSTQSLEAERADRISRLAGLERVSTLRAPPQANAQGASSPSPQTTPTSTTGFPPNYPATQHLTPAYFDSNGQPVAVTKMSTVGTASATESHVGDGDDTRTTAGEHDEDMFSTDTNYREAESVASMGGYPDAMDEDLDGANARSVAGYDDRMSDDGSASLVGFGEGAGSTVSGPIYHRRTAPQAWGLERTNSGLSDARRERDTHMGGDTPVSVSALQERRDARMMDGVAIDPNPSQAPENDSFVDTTFRGPVSASQPQSQTAAAQEAAERIVQRLDRGETRAPASGLVGPGRVDEPLGKFYFEGEKRDD